The following proteins are co-located in the Procambarus clarkii isolate CNS0578487 chromosome 16, FALCON_Pclarkii_2.0, whole genome shotgun sequence genome:
- the LOC138365312 gene encoding cuticle protein 38-like: MPPIVYYAPVEYYAPVVYYAPVVYYAPVEYYAPVEYYAPVVYYAPVEYYAPVVYYAPVVYYAPVVYYAPVEYYAPVVYYAPVVYYAPVVYYAPVEYYAPVVYYAPVEYYAPVVYYAPVVYNAPVVYYAPVEYYAPVVYYAPVVYNAPVVYYAPVEYYALVVYYAPVVYYAPAVFSRRCLFLHEAV; the protein is encoded by the coding sequence ATGCCTCCTATAGTGTACTATGCTCCTGTCGAGTACTATGCTCCTGTAGTGTACTATGCTCCTGTAGTGTACTATGCTCCTGTAGAGTACTATGCTCCTGTCGAGTACTATGCTCCTGTAGTGTACTATGCTCCTGTCGAGTACTATGCTCCTGTAGTGTACTATGCTCCTGTAGTGTACTATGCTCCTGTAGTGTACTATGCTCCTGTCGAGTACTATGCTCCTGTAGTGTACTATGCTCCTGTAGTGTACTATGCTCCTGTAGTGTACTATGCTCCTGTCGAGTACTATGCTCCTGTAGTGTACTATGCTCCTGTCGAGTACTATGCTCCTGTAGTGTACTATGCTCCTGTAGTGTACAATGCTCCTGTAGTGTACTATGCTCCTGTCGAGTACTATGCTCCTGTAGTGTACTATGCTCCTGTAGTGTACAATGCTCCTGTAGTGTACTATGCTCCTGTCGAGTACTATGCTCTTGTAGTGTACTATGCTCCTGTCGTGTACTATGCTCCTGCCGTGTTTTCGAGGCGGTGTTTATTTCTCCACGAAGCTGTGTGA
- the LOC138365313 gene encoding coiled-coil domain-containing protein 1-like → MSGTGVDDTVDDTVDDTVDDTVDNTVDDTVDDTVDDTVDDTVDDTVDDTVDDTVDKTVDKTVDKTVDNTVDDTVDDTVDDTVDDTIDDTVDDTVDDTVDKTVDDTVDDTVDDTVDDTVDDTVDDTVDDTVDDTVDDTVDDTVNTIDNTIDDTVDKTVDDTVDDTVDDTVDDTVDDTVDDTVDDTVNTIDNTIDDTVDDTVDDTVDNTVDDTWRERTSALRYNKNTKS, encoded by the coding sequence ATGTCGGGCACTGGAGTAGACGACACAGTAGACGACACAGTAGACGACACAGTAGACGACACAGTAGACAACACAGTAGACGACACAGTAGACGACACAGTAGACGACACAGTAGACGACACAGTAGACGACACTGTAGACGACACAGTAGACGACACAGTAGACAAAACAGTAGACAAAACAGTAGACAAAACAGTAGACAACACAGTAGACGACACAGTAGACGACACAGTAGACGACACAGTAGACGACACAATAGACGACACAGTAGACGACACAGTAGACGACACAGTAGACAAAACAGTAGACGACACAGTAGACGACACAGTAGACGACACAGTAGACGACACAGTAGACGACACAGTAGACGACACAGTAGACGACACAGTAGACGACACAGTAGACGACACAGTAGACGACACAGTAAACACAATAGACAACACAATAGACGACACAGTAGACAAAACAGTAGACGACACAGTAGACGACACAGTAGACGACACAGTAGACGACACAGTAGACGACACAGTAGACGACACAGTAGACGACACAGTAAACACAATAGACAACACAATAGACGACACAGTAGACGACACAGTAGACGACACAGTAGACAACACAGTAGACGACACGTGGAGGGAACGAACCTCAGCATTAAGATATAATAAAAATACAAAGTCCTAA